Part of the Prunus dulcis chromosome 8, ALMONDv2, whole genome shotgun sequence genome is shown below.
CGTAGATTTACAGTCTGACAATAAATGTATTTTTTAACTACggtattattttgattattattattattttaaaaatgcaGTAGGGGATTTGAATTCTAgttgttatatattttttaatatattatgttTTCATGAACCCAAAGTAAGCAGAAACTGATGGCTAGCATCTGATCTGACCATGTGTAAGCTAGCCATGTCTAAATTCAATTTGTTGAAATGGGGTTTGCAATTTTCAGGGCCATGTGATCAATATGAACCAGCAAATTAGAAACTTTGAGGAGATAACGTTGCCAGAGTTAGAAACCCAACTAGGGTGCAGAAGCCCTCAGTCACTTCCCAACTACTTGTTTGTGGTGGGAACTGGTGGAAACGATTACTCATTCAACTACTTTCTGAGGAGCTCCAACCAAAATGTCAGTCTGGAAATGTTTACTGCCAATCTAACTGCCTCTTTGTCCAGACAACTAAAGGTTTGTATTTTCAATATCCCAAGTGATTTTCATAAAATTgctgtatttttttataataaaaaaatttcacacaaattcaattatgcaagaaaattaagtaaaatataattgaaaataataatatgacaATATAAACTACCAAGAGTGGACAGTGGTTTGTCCGTCATTTGGGTAAGACTCTGGGGTTCAGCTGGGTTTGTTCTCTAATTCGAGTCCCAGCAGTTGTAACACCTGGTGACCAGCGGTAGGCTCAGTTCCACGAGTGGGGATTAATCGAGGTGTGCATAAGCTGACCCGAACACCTTATGgtatttattcaaaaaaataatatgacaATATAACATGCTAAATACGAAAAAGAATATGCATGTAGAATATAGGTAATTATAATATAGTACTGTGTGATATAACTCTCGTGAACTATGCCACTTACTTATATTTATAACTCGAGTATATCATTTTGTGTATGGACTCCCGGTTCAGAAGGTAGTAAATGATTTGATCAGTAGATGGTGGTATTTATTATCATATGTCTGTTCCAATGCCGGGAACAACGACTGAGTCAACAAGAGCAAACAACACACACcacaaaaattaaatcttTCAACGATTTGCTTGAGTTTTGTATGAATATAAAATACAACCTGAACCTGCTGGATGAACATGGTTCCATGTAAATTAATGTAAATGTTTTATGACTTTTCCTTTGATGGTAAAAAGACATGTTCATTTATGACGAGGGTGCCATGCCACTGCTTTAGGTCATACGTGTCCATGGCCTGCCAAATGGACGGCTCAGATAGAGCTACAGTGTGAAACAATTAATATTTGTTGGTAGATATGCAGACATACATAAAATTCAGTAATGAACCCAACCCACTCCACACACATGTAATAAAGGTTGATTACAGGACAAAGTCTTTTATGCAAAATACACATAGAACATCAGAAGCAGGACCTGAATAAAAGATTTGACCTAACTAACGTTCCTGATTAGAAATCCGACATAATATATGCAAGAtcttttggaaagaaaagatTTGACCATATATTTGACAACTTAAAAGCATGACATGTGCTAACGGGATCTAACTCAATGGAAAATGGTATTAACTTGCAGACTAGAGCTTAAGTTCGAATTCCCATAGCATCATGTTAGTGCGTGTGTGAGAAACCCGCCTCATCTTCTAAATTAGACTatcatttgtattaaaaaagaataaaataattttaatccTTTTTCTCGGTGTGTGGCTCAAGTCACTTAAGTTAAGTGCCAatcttaattaattcatttaaaatttatgatgATACAGAAGTTGCACAGTTTGGGAGCTCGAAAATTTGTTGTGATGTCAGTAAATCCACTTGGGTGCAGTCCGGTGGTGAGGATGAACAGACCAACACACAATGGCTGTGTACAAAATATGAACTGGGCAGCTCAACTTTTCAATTCTCACTTGAAGTCTTTGGTGGATGTGATTAGGGCAGAGATGCCTGGCTCTTCTCTTGTATTTGTCAACTCCTACAAGATCATCAGGGACATTATAAAAAACCCTATCTCCAAAGGTATATATGCAGATCTCTCTTGGCCCCTTCACATTaaacaatgaagaagaagagaagtctTAATTATCTACTTTAACAATGTATCCCCGAATAATATGGTGGTCCAAAATATAGTTTTGCATGCATATATAAAGTACATTTCACCGGGGCCATAGGGGGGCCCACTTATGGCCTAGGCATGGCTCTGCCACCGGGGCTGAGATGGTTGTTTTTTTGGGCTGCATGATTGCAAATCTTCATTAATTAGTATGCATGATAAATTTGTAGAGTTATCTAACCAAACTGTCTAGATAATTATAAATTGAACAACGTACGTTTTTCCATGTCAAATATATTAGTGCACATACACAAACGCATGAAGATTCCAATTCAGTGCAAAAGCATATATGCCTTGTGAATCGAAAGCATGTaaattataattgaaaattccATGGGTTACAGGATTCAATGATTCTAGCACTACCTGTTGTGAGGTGGCATCAATATCTGAAGGTGGAAATGGAATTTTATGCAAGAGGGGAGGTGAAGTGTGTGCAAACAGAAGCAGTCATGTGTACTTCGATGGCTTGCATCCAACGGAAGCTGTAAACGTTCAAATAGCAACAAAGGCCTATGTCTCTTCTCTTAAAACCGAAGTTTATCCCACTAATATTGCACGAATGACCAAATCCAAGATCTAGGGTTCTTGGTATGACCTCTGTTTGCTACACTTAGGTTTGAACTCTAAAATATAGTCTATCAAGTTGGCTTCGGAACTTAGTTAGAACTGACGAGTCCAATGGCTTTGTAATGTGTACTTGTGTAGGTTGTTTTCTGGTATGTTTGCAATAAAAATGTATCGATCATGCGTTTGTAATACCAGGTTGGCTATATTTTAGATTATAGTGCGCGTGGGCCAAGAACTGACTAATAATCAAACAACCGAAATTGAGTGGGGAACTGACCCAATACGAGttcttttctatgcctcaAGTAGGAGAGAAACTCTCATGTAACGGGCATAACACTTTTTACTATCTCCGACTAATAACGCAGTGACATGTAGGATAACTTTTCCAcgtgtcattgtgttattggccggggatagcaaaacagtgttatCCCCGTTAtaggtaagtttttttttttttttttttcctcaagtAGAATAAAGACTTCAATATTTCTCTAGTACAAAAAGTAGAAACCAAACCAAGCTTGAACAAACAAAGagctaaaaaataaataaacagtaGATAAAGTGATGAAGATTTCTTGATTCAGGTAACTTGAACTCAGATCGAACAACAAGAATCACAGTTGAGAGATTGCTCGTCAACAGGAGATCATACCAGCAAAATGTGTGGCAgagcaagaaaaataaagaacttTGTCATGAGTTATCAACTGGAAATCCCAAAGGAAAGCAATGTGTTTATCAAATCagaatatttttgttttggttgagAGTCCACTTTGTTTGATGATTGGACGCTGCTGCACAAGAACCTGCCTATTAAATTTTGAGTGAGGAACAAATGGTGTGGAGCACGCCACACCTCTCAATCGCATACCACTTTCTCATGGACAAGTCAGTCTCAGGCAACCTCACCATGCTACCACTCGCTTTCTCTCCTTTGGTACGCTCCCCAATACCAATAAAAGTGGTCAGCAACACACCCATTAATGTTTTCTCCGAAGTGTGTGAGAGTTAGATAAGGCTATACGAGTTTGAATGCTTCAAAATTTAGCTATGTTATACTAGACATCATTGTAATAACTTTCATGAACAATTCAACTTCATCTAAACATTGCATCTAGATGAAAGAACATCTCTGCGCTCAGAGAACTAACGAAACTTGAGATTCTTAGCATGAAAAATACCAAAAGCAAATAGGAAACTTGGCCAATCTGAGGTTGTTGGACTTGACTTCGAATACAAGTGTTAAGATAATTCCGTCCAAAGTAATGTCTAGGTGGTCCAGGTTAGACTAACAACGCATGGAAAGTAGTTGTAGAGACCAGGGGAGTAAAGTTGAAGGATCATGAGAAACAATTAATGCTGGTTTTGTTGAGTTAACTTACTTGTCGTACTTAAAACATATTGatagttcaaattttttatgcaCAATGCATTCCTAAAGATGTTTGGTTTCATCCAAATTGGGAAAATTTTTGCATATTCATCAAGGGTAAACCAAGACCCTTATAACCGATGGAGGCTTAAAAAACCATGTTGAAACTCTTTATTTTGCTATGTTTTCTTCCTAAGATAAAATGATATCAAATTGATGTCTAAATCAAACTGTGATGATTTAAGTACCAGTGCATTCCTAATTAAGTTTGTCCAATTTGGAGATATTTTAATTGCCTTGTAATCCTTTCTAACTTGTATTCTGGTCGATTGGGCTCTTTatcaatttctttaatttgtaTTGTCCATTCGGACACATTTCTATCTCCTTTAATAAAAGTTTTTTCGGTCCTTTACAATTTCAGCAATTTGTTCATTGAGTTCTTACATCATGCAAGTGGAATTTTAAAGTCCTTAATCAATCTAGGCATGAAAAGAAGTAAGATTTCATAACGCGCAAGATTTCTATTACTATTCTATCTGAATTACCTCTTCTATTGGGCTTAACAATACTAATAGCAACATGCTTGTGCATGCACATCATACAAAACATATACCAGACCACAAACGGGCTTTGAATATTTAAAatcattcataaaatttagattagattaaagtatAATATcgttttgtattaaaaaaaataaaaaataaaaaataaatacaaagcCATACTTTTTGGGGTGAACAAATACAATACTAAATCAACTCTAACCAGAGCTGCTGCCTGTTGGGCATTCTAATCTTACATATAATGCTCACATTACCTCAAGATCTCATAAGATGCAGATGGTATACTTTCTTCATCAACCCAAGTTCTCAGTGAAAATCATACTAGCATAAAATTTGGATAAGACTCGACAAAGCACAAAGTCTGTAttaacaaacacaaattttatttaacaCAGATTTCCTAAACAAAGCTCAAACACCTGACAAGATGAAACCATCGAACACAAATTGGTAGCATAGATTTCCTAAAACAGATAACAACTCCGAAAATTGTTGCATGAAATTCGTCTTTAAACATAACCATAGTGACAACAACATAAATGAGacctcaaaagaaaataaggcTCACCATCATACAAGATAAAACAAGCAATGAAGAATTGGGACCaatgatttcttcaagagtatatTTCAGGAAAACGCAAACATTTGGATGGTAACCTTAATATATTGTTCTAACATCTCAGTACGTGAAAATAAATCTCAAACATCTCAACACGTGAAAATAAGGCTCAAACATCTCAGTACCCGAAAATAAGGCTCAAACATCTTAGTACCTGAAAATAAAGCTCAAACATCAAACAAGATAAACAAGCAATGAAGAATTGGAACCAAAGATGTctttaaacaaatttttaaatgatCTTATACATAATACTAGTGAAAACAAACCTAGGTGGCAAACTAACCCAACAACGAGGAAAAGAGAGCAAGATATGTTTAAGGCACAAAAGATatagtaaaaagaaaagaggataGAGTAAACACAGAAAATCATACCACAAAGTCAATATCATGCTCAATTAGAAGACTTACAATGACAATCAGAAAATCAGAACCCAAAGAGTTGACAGCAGTagttaagaaaagaaaattctattAAAAGCTAAAGAAAAAGACGCTCTTAAAATGCCTCGCTTCTGTCACCTGAAAAAGGGCCCAGGACATATACTGACCATAATTGATTAACACAATGCTAATACCAGAACAATCTACAAACAACCCAAAAGTCCAtacattttcaaaaataagCTTAATGTACATGTTTTTAAACTGTAGAAGGGTAAAACAAGTCAAATTTATGGTGCGCCAAGCCAACCTTACTAGTTATTCTACTCTGATACACATAACAGTTAGAAACTATAGAGCAGGGATAGTATAATTAGAGACCAAACAGTAACAGAAACTGCGTATGCTCCCCATTAGAAACTCTGCCCCACTGCAGGCTTAGGCACATCAGAAAGtaccatgtttttttttgtaaatgatGAGAACCAAGGATCCTGTTTAACATgtccaaataaaaatggtttcctatttttattgatttggAGTGCCCTCATCAGCACTGGCAATTGTTTAAAACGTGGCACTTCTAAGGTTTctgtttatttgattttcagtcattgataaaagaaaatttgagtGGACTTAATTTGTGCTCATGTACATTGACAGAAATATTACAATACCAAATGAACTCTAACCAGAGCTGTTGATTTTATTTACCAGGTTCACTACTGCTTGCTGGGCATTCTAATCTATATATAATGCTCAAACTACCTCAAGATCTCATAATGCAGATAGTATACTTTAAAACTTACTTCCaacctttcttcttcatcaacccAAGTTCTCAGTGAAAATCATACTAGTATGAAACAAacctaaattttatttaccaTAGATTTCCTAAACAAGGCTCAAAACATCTGATAAGACGAAACCAAAGAACACAAATTGGTAGCATAGATTTCCTAAACAGTAGCAGCTCTGTAAATTGTTGCATGAAATGTCATTGATCTTTAAAACATAACCATAGTGACAGCAACATAAATGAGAccccagaaaaagaaacaaaaaaggaggGAGAAATCTAagccacaaaagaaaaaaacaaagaaaacgcTGATTGGGTTATTTCATAAATATAGAGGAGAAATGAAGATGGTGTACCTGATTATCAGAGTCACTGAAGCAAATGCCACTGCAGGGTTTAAAAGAAGGGGGCACACTCCATAGTTTTCCTTCATATTATGGCATTATTGACGTGAAGAGACAGTACaagaatgaaaagaaaattgggggGGCCTGACCAGCCAACAACCTTTGCAACTGAACATCTTTGACAAGAAATCcttattaaatcaaaaccaacataaagATGCAGAAACATTCTTTTACAAGGAATAATTTGTTGCTCAAGATGCTAAATATTCTGGCTTGCATCATTATCATTCTTTAttaaaccaaaaagaagaaagaaaaactagCACAATGTTAAACTCAGAAAGCAATGTACTcggaacaaagaaaaaaaaactttatgaACAAGCACATACTTTGCTAATGTTTCCAAGATATCTGGATGTCTAGGATTGCATCAGGCAGAGACAACTATATCCACATTGGAAATCTCATCTATAACAAATTAGAAAGTAAAATGTAAAAGAGATTCCCTAATAATAGCAAGGTTCTAAGTTATCtataacaaaatagaaaatcctGTTGAGGtggctctcaatgaaagcatcAATTTGTGGGATGTGAATTCCACAAACACTTTGAGATGTCTCAATTAAAAGAATGCAACTCAGTCCCTTGCACACCAACCTTCTCAACCATTCCTATTGATCTTAAAATGTGAATCTAAGCCAATAGCTCCTTTGTATCTACACGTGATGATCTTCACCGCATTATAAAAGTACTAACTTATCAACCCATGGTCTATAGCCAAGAAATTTAACTTATCGTCACCTCCCATGTACATGCTCAAAGATCTCATCGTCTTTGAGAGGCATATACAGATCCCTCTAAGCCAAGTAGGAAgtatttgaaacaaaaaaacaaaaatggattATAGCATCCAAGACATCACTATAGAAGCTATTACAAAAAGATCACTGCACAGACCTTTTTATAGCACTTTAATAAATGATTGTGATACATTATGTTAATGAAAGTAGCAGTTTCTTAAGAACAATGTTAGCTAAGCATAAAGCAAAGATAACGAATCATTTATTGTATGGAAGGTCACAAGAAAACCTATTAGAACAATCAATAATGGAATTTTCActccattttccttttcaagttaacaaaaacaaatattatctATAATATAAAATCTTTAGCAATTTTACCTGAAATAGCCATGATATAACCCTTATTGAAGATTattgaagagatgatgaaggcCACACAACTCCAACAGCAATGCAAACTGCAAACTGTACCAGCCACCaagccaaaagaaattgaaagaaaaaaccatTATAAGAAGCAATCCCAAGCTTCTATACTAGCTCAAACGAAATTTGGATAAGTGCAGGGAATAGCAAACTGAAAACTCTACAGGGCACAAAGTGTGTAttaacaaacacaaattttatttacctAGCTTTCCTAAACAAGGCATAAACACCTGACAAGATGAAaccaacaaacacaaattgGTAGAATAGATTTCCTAAACAGTAGCAGCTCTGTAAATTGTTGCAT
Proteins encoded:
- the LOC117637578 gene encoding GDSL esterase/lipase At1g29670-like; translation: MAATSSRLFFLALSLLACFPFCSCHCSSLSNKNAEGGMMKGMFVFGSSLVDNGNNNFLPNSLARADYLPYGIDFPLGPSGRFTNGRNVIDLLGGHLKLPSLIPAFADPKTRGSKIVHGVNFASGASGILDDTGSLAGHVINMNQQIRNFEEITLPELETQLGCRSPQSLPNYLFVVGTGGNDYSFNYFLRSSNQNVSLEMFTANLTASLSRQLKKLHSLGARKFVVMSVNPLGCSPVVRMNRPTHNGCVQNMNWAAQLFNSHLKSLVDVIRAEMPGSSLVFVNSYKIIRDIIKNPISKGFNDSSTTCCEVASISEGGNGILCKRGGEVCANRSSHVYFDGLHPTEAVNVQIATKAYVSSLKTEVYPTNIARMTKSKI